A single window of Anaerocolumna chitinilytica DNA harbors:
- a CDS encoding ABC transporter permease, giving the protein MTLLLTFLQNAISQGISILFGASGEIVTEKSGNLNLGIPGIMYMGGIAGLMAAFFYEKSTNQPNAFIGLIISLLVSLLASAFGGLIYSVLTITLRANQNVVGLALTTFGVGFGNFFGGSISKLAGGVGQISVKTTASAYRARIPGLSKIPVVGDLLFSYGFLTYLSIAIAVFLAFFLMKTRKGLNLRAIGEDPGAADAAGINVSRYKYTATISGAAIAGLGGLYFVMEYLGGTWNNNGFGDRGWLAIALVILALWKPVNAIWGSFLFGGLYILYIYLPGLTRATQELCKMIPYVVTIIVLILSSKRNKHENQPPASLGEAYFREER; this is encoded by the coding sequence CGGTGAGATTGTAACAGAAAAGTCCGGTAACTTAAATCTTGGTATACCTGGAATTATGTATATGGGCGGTATCGCCGGCTTGATGGCGGCTTTCTTTTATGAGAAATCTACCAATCAGCCCAACGCATTCATCGGGCTTATCATATCACTATTGGTATCCTTGCTGGCATCTGCCTTTGGCGGACTGATTTATAGTGTTTTGACCATAACTCTTCGTGCCAACCAGAATGTTGTCGGCCTTGCCCTTACAACCTTTGGTGTGGGCTTTGGTAATTTCTTCGGCGGTTCCATATCAAAATTAGCCGGAGGAGTAGGCCAGATATCCGTTAAGACCACAGCTTCTGCTTATCGTGCCAGAATACCGGGGTTATCTAAGATTCCTGTAGTCGGAGACCTGTTGTTCTCCTATGGCTTTTTAACCTACCTTTCCATTGCTATTGCTGTATTTCTGGCATTTTTCTTAATGAAAACCAGAAAGGGACTTAATCTTCGGGCAATCGGAGAAGACCCCGGAGCAGCAGATGCAGCCGGCATTAACGTATCCAGATACAAATATACTGCAACCATTAGCGGTGCCGCGATAGCTGGCCTTGGCGGATTATACTTTGTAATGGAATACCTTGGCGGAACTTGGAATAACAATGGCTTTGGTGACAGAGGATGGCTTGCTATTGCGCTGGTTATCCTGGCTCTTTGGAAGCCGGTGAATGCCATATGGGGTTCCTTCCTCTTTGGAGGACTCTATATTCTCTATATTTATTTGCCCGGTTTAACAAGAGCAACTCAAGAACTTTGCAAAATGATTCCTTATGTGGTTACCATCATTGTGTTAATTCTGTCCAGTAAACGCAACAAACATGAAAATCAGCCGCCGGCAAGCCTTGGAGAGGCGTATTTCAGGGAAGAAAGATAA
- a CDS encoding CPBP family intramembrane glutamic endopeptidase, with product MNIYTKKIVLFICLVTLFSLPIYIAVIGFKAEHSFLAIFLMWTPALSAIITKLLFDKNLSGMGWAAGKLLYLPLSLFIPILSCIVLYAFVWWTGLGGLDPAILLNGESIPSFSLNMLVSLLISFFLAAGEEIGWRGFLVPELLKKFSYVKASLLIAIIWNLYHYPLILFSDYNNGISKLLSLVFFTIMVTSICFLTTYIRSKSGSLWTGVIFHASHNFFVQVIFDPLTIDYGRTKLYTTEFGIGLALIYSLAALYCITNKRKLNLQHYSLKTCNEPKMTD from the coding sequence ATGAATATTTACACTAAAAAGATAGTTTTATTTATATGTCTGGTAACCCTGTTTAGCTTACCAATTTATATCGCTGTAATAGGCTTTAAAGCAGAACATTCATTTTTAGCAATCTTTCTGATGTGGACACCTGCTTTATCAGCGATTATTACAAAGCTTCTATTTGATAAAAACCTATCAGGAATGGGATGGGCAGCAGGTAAACTGCTATACCTGCCGTTAAGTTTATTTATTCCGATTCTTTCATGTATCGTTTTGTATGCTTTTGTTTGGTGGACCGGCTTAGGAGGCCTTGATCCTGCAATCCTTTTGAATGGGGAAAGTATACCATCATTTTCACTCAATATGCTTGTTTCCCTGCTTATATCGTTTTTTCTGGCTGCTGGTGAGGAAATCGGCTGGAGAGGTTTTCTGGTCCCTGAATTACTTAAAAAGTTCTCTTATGTAAAAGCTTCTTTACTGATAGCAATCATTTGGAATCTTTACCATTACCCGCTTATTCTATTTAGTGATTATAACAATGGAATTTCCAAACTGTTATCTCTGGTATTTTTTACAATCATGGTTACCTCCATATGCTTTTTAACTACCTATATACGGAGCAAATCCGGCAGTTTGTGGACAGGAGTTATTTTTCATGCCAGTCACAACTTTTTTGTTCAGGTAATATTCGATCCGCTCACCATAGATTATGGTCGAACCAAGCTTTATACCACCGAATTCGGCATAGGTCTTGCTTTAATCTATTCTCTCGCTGCTCTATATTGTATCACAAATAAACGTAAACTTAACCTTCAGCATTATAGTTTAAAGACCTGTAACGAGCCCAAAATGACAGACTAG